A genomic region of Caldicellulosiruptor acetigenus contains the following coding sequences:
- the neuC gene encoding UDP-N-acetylglucosamine 2-epimerase produces MKKILAVTGIRSEYFILQPVLEEFSIRKNVCLKVVVTGAHLSPMHGYTYKMIEDDGYEIIKLESLLSSDFLSGRCKSVGIQIMGLTDIVIREKPDWLLVLGDREESIATAIVGTYLNVPVAHICGGDRVVGNIDDSVRHAVTKLAHLHFPATLENGERILKMGEEPWRVHVVGNPALDSIRKQPDLSFDYINEKLGTNLNENTPFILLIQHPLSSEVDQAGEQMRITLEAISELGYYTVVIYPNSDAGSYEMIKVINEFERRYEFIKAFKTLPRDIFVNLQRKTSVLVGNSSSGILEAPFLKIPVVNIGNRQKQRQHSENIIFVPHDKEKIKEAINKAINDKEFINICKNCSNPYGDGYSSKRIVDIILNTPVDSKLLNKQIVY; encoded by the coding sequence TGGAATCAGATCTGAATATTTTATCTTGCAACCAGTTTTAGAAGAATTCTCCATAAGAAAGAATGTTTGTTTAAAAGTGGTTGTGACGGGAGCGCATTTATCTCCTATGCATGGGTATACATACAAGATGATAGAAGATGATGGGTATGAGATAATTAAGTTAGAAAGTCTTTTGTCTTCTGATTTTTTATCAGGAAGGTGTAAATCTGTTGGTATTCAAATTATGGGACTTACAGATATTGTAATTAGAGAAAAGCCAGATTGGCTTTTAGTTTTGGGAGATAGGGAAGAGAGTATTGCAACAGCTATTGTGGGAACTTATTTAAATGTACCAGTGGCACATATTTGTGGAGGAGATAGGGTAGTTGGAAATATAGATGATTCTGTAAGACATGCAGTAACTAAATTAGCACATTTACATTTTCCTGCTACATTAGAAAATGGGGAAAGAATTTTAAAGATGGGTGAAGAACCATGGAGAGTTCATGTAGTAGGAAATCCTGCACTGGATTCTATAAGAAAACAACCTGATCTGTCGTTTGATTATATAAATGAAAAATTAGGGACAAATTTGAATGAAAATACTCCATTTATATTATTAATTCAACATCCATTAAGTTCTGAGGTTGATCAGGCGGGAGAACAGATGAGAATAACTTTAGAAGCGATTAGCGAATTGGGCTATTATACAGTAGTAATATATCCTAATTCAGATGCAGGTTCATATGAAATGATAAAAGTTATAAATGAATTTGAAAGAAGATATGAATTTATAAAAGCTTTCAAAACTTTGCCACGGGATATATTTGTTAATTTGCAAAGAAAAACTTCTGTCTTGGTAGGTAATTCAAGTTCGGGAATCTTGGAAGCACCTTTTTTGAAGATACCAGTTGTTAATATTGGCAATAGACAAAAACAAAGACAACATTCCGAGAATATAATTTTTGTGCCTCATGATAAAGAGAAGATAAAGGAAGCTATAAATAAGGCAATAAATGATAAAGAGTTTATCAACATATGCAAGAATTGTTCTAATCCATATGGTGACGGATACAGTTCTAAAAGAATAGTAGATATAATATTAAATACACCTGTAGATTCAAAATTATTGAACAAGCAAATTGTTTACTAA
- a CDS encoding PIG-L deacetylase family protein, with the protein MKVLVVSVHPDDETLGCGGTLLKHRKQGDQLFWMIITKPDESTGFCKEFIKERKNQIKAVSNIYGFEAVHELEFNTTKLHAIDFSTLMKSISQVINEVKPEIIYMNNRSDIHTDHQVAAKALISCTKSFRYPFIKKILMYECISETEIAPSFPENIFIPNVFSDITDFIEQKIEIMKLYRSEIQETPLPRSIENIRALARYRGASCGVDYAEAFMLVRERF; encoded by the coding sequence ATGAAAGTTTTAGTTGTATCTGTTCATCCTGACGATGAAACATTGGGATGTGGAGGCACATTATTAAAACATAGAAAACAAGGAGATCAGTTATTTTGGATGATAATAACAAAACCAGACGAATCCACAGGTTTCTGTAAAGAGTTTATTAAAGAAAGAAAAAATCAAATTAAGGCAGTTTCCAACATTTATGGATTTGAAGCGGTGCATGAACTTGAATTCAATACTACAAAGTTACATGCAATTGATTTTAGTACTTTAATGAAATCTATATCACAAGTTATAAACGAGGTAAAACCTGAGATTATTTATATGAACAATAGGTCGGATATACATACTGACCACCAGGTTGCTGCAAAAGCTTTGATAAGTTGTACCAAAAGTTTTAGGTATCCATTTATAAAGAAAATACTCATGTATGAATGTATTTCTGAAACCGAAATAGCACCTAGTTTTCCAGAAAATATTTTTATACCTAATGTATTTAGTGATATAACCGACTTTATTGAACAGAAAATAGAAATTATGAAGTTATATCGTTCAGAAATTCAAGAAACACCTTTGCCTAGAAGCATAGAAAATATAAGGGCGTTAGCAAGATATAGAGGAGCTTCATGTGGTGTTGACTATGCTGAAGCATTTATGCTTGTAAGAGAAAGATTTTAA
- a CDS encoding acetyltransferase, which translates to MKSIVLVGGGGHAKVIIDIIRSRAEFNVIGIIDNDLKKRPIYDIPIIGTDEILEEIFRKKIATNAFVSFDGIKRIEKRGKMFFYLKKIGYEIPILVHEKAIVSDYAEIGEGTCVMAGSIINAGSVIKENCIINTGAIIEHDCYIGFNSHIAPNASLAGGVIIGDHTHIGVGSVVIENVKIGSNVIVGAGAVVTKDVPDNVIVAGIPAKIIRENC; encoded by the coding sequence TTGAAAAGTATTGTTTTGGTTGGTGGGGGAGGACATGCTAAAGTAATTATTGATATAATACGGAGTAGAGCAGAATTTAATGTGATAGGAATAATCGACAATGATTTAAAAAAAAGACCGATATATGATATTCCTATAATTGGGACTGATGAGATATTAGAAGAAATTTTTAGAAAGAAAATAGCTACAAATGCTTTTGTAAGTTTTGACGGCATAAAACGGATTGAAAAAAGAGGTAAAATGTTTTTTTATCTAAAAAAAATAGGGTATGAAATTCCTATCTTGGTTCATGAAAAGGCAATTGTTTCAGATTATGCAGAAATTGGTGAAGGAACATGTGTTATGGCTGGTTCCATAATTAATGCAGGGAGTGTTATAAAAGAGAATTGTATTATCAATACAGGAGCAATTATAGAACATGATTGTTATATTGGATTTAATAGTCATATAGCTCCAAATGCCTCATTAGCTGGCGGTGTAATTATAGGAGACCACACACATATTGGGGTGGGTAGTGTAGTAATTGAGAATGTAAAAATAGGAAGCAATGTAATAGTGGGGGCTGGAGCTGTGGTAACTAAGGATGTTCCTGATAATGTAATTGTGGCAGGTATACCTGCAAAAATAATTAGAGAAAATTGTTAA
- a CDS encoding SDR family NAD(P)-dependent oxidoreductase, which produces MNLSNKKVLVTGAAGFIGSHLVEELVRLGANVSAFVHYNSLNRWGWIETLDREIIREIEIYVGDIRDYDSVKKAVKGKDVVFHLAALISIPYSYQTPMAFYKTNVEGTLNVLEACMENTVQKLIHTSTSEVYGTALYVPIDENHPLQAQSPYSASKIAADKAVESFVNSYDLNATIVRPFNTYGPRQSARAIIPTVITQILGGVKNIRVGNIQTIRDFNYVKDTVRGFIKAAEYDGGKGEVYNIGSGKEISIKNLIHLISEVIGVEVEVVVDEKRIRPDKSEVMRLCCDNSKAKSKLGWYPQYDLKDGLIETVNWFRDNYNLYKWEIYNF; this is translated from the coding sequence GTGAATTTAAGTAATAAGAAAGTTCTTGTTACAGGAGCAGCTGGTTTTATTGGAAGTCATTTAGTAGAAGAATTAGTAAGATTAGGCGCGAATGTTTCGGCTTTTGTTCATTACAACTCGTTAAATAGATGGGGTTGGATTGAGACTTTAGATAGGGAGATTATAAGAGAGATAGAAATTTATGTAGGAGATATTAGAGATTATGATTCTGTGAAAAAAGCAGTGAAGGGGAAAGACGTAGTTTTTCACTTAGCTGCTTTGATTTCCATACCTTATTCTTATCAAACTCCTATGGCTTTTTACAAAACAAATGTGGAAGGAACTTTAAATGTTTTAGAAGCGTGTATGGAGAATACTGTTCAAAAACTTATTCACACTTCAACTAGTGAGGTATATGGAACAGCTTTGTATGTTCCAATAGACGAAAATCATCCTCTACAGGCACAGTCTCCTTATTCGGCTTCAAAGATTGCAGCTGATAAAGCAGTAGAAAGTTTTGTTAACTCGTATGATCTAAATGCTACCATTGTTCGTCCATTTAATACTTATGGACCAAGGCAATCTGCAAGAGCTATTATTCCTACGGTTATAACTCAGATTTTAGGTGGAGTGAAGAATATAAGAGTAGGTAATATCCAAACCATAAGGGATTTTAATTATGTAAAGGACACGGTAAGGGGTTTTATAAAAGCAGCAGAGTATGACGGGGGCAAAGGTGAAGTGTATAATATCGGCTCTGGTAAAGAGATTAGCATAAAAAATCTAATTCACTTGATTAGTGAAGTAATTGGTGTTGAAGTTGAAGTGGTAGTTGATGAAAAACGGATTAGACCAGATAAAAGTGAGGTAATGAGACTGTGCTGCGATAATAGTAAGGCTAAAAGCAAGTTAGGATGGTATCCACAGTACGATTTAAAAGATGGTTTGATTGAGACTGTAAATTGGTTTAGGGACAATTATAATTTGTATAAATGGGAAATATATAATTTTTGA
- a CDS encoding LegC family aminotransferase, with protein MIPLCEPAIAGNEIKYISECIEKRWISTYGEFIKRFEDKFKEFLGVKHAIAVSSGTAALHLALRALNIREEDEVIIPSLTFIATANAVKYVGAEPVFVDVRKDTFVLDVEKVEEMITPKTKAIIPVHLYGYAADMEKLKKIAEKYNLFIIEDATEALGSKFKGRYVGTFGEFGCFSFNGNKLITTGNGGMIVTNRDDLAEYVRYLSSQAKTMLSNNGFVHNEIGYNYRLPNLLAAFGLAQLEKIEEFLRAKRRNAEIYNLYLKDIKGIITPFDTEEVENSYWLYSIVVTENFGITRDELIDELKKHEIESRPFFQPIHLMRNFRNCKKSEMGNTEYLASHGVNLPSSVSLEEKEIELICRIIKRYA; from the coding sequence ATGATTCCATTGTGCGAACCTGCAATAGCTGGAAATGAAATAAAGTATATTTCAGAATGTATAGAAAAAAGATGGATATCTACATATGGAGAATTCATTAAAAGATTTGAGGATAAGTTTAAAGAATTTTTAGGAGTAAAGCATGCGATTGCAGTAAGCAGTGGTACTGCAGCATTGCATTTAGCATTGAGAGCTTTAAACATAAGAGAAGAAGATGAGGTCATAATACCGTCACTTACATTCATAGCTACTGCTAATGCAGTGAAGTATGTTGGAGCTGAGCCTGTTTTTGTTGATGTAAGAAAGGATACTTTTGTTTTAGATGTAGAGAAAGTAGAAGAGATGATAACTCCTAAAACCAAAGCTATAATTCCTGTTCATTTATACGGTTATGCAGCTGATATGGAGAAATTAAAAAAAATTGCTGAGAAGTATAATTTGTTTATTATAGAGGATGCAACTGAGGCTTTAGGGTCAAAGTTTAAAGGGAGATATGTAGGGACATTCGGAGAATTTGGTTGTTTTAGTTTTAATGGTAATAAGCTCATTACAACAGGGAATGGAGGAATGATTGTTACTAACCGAGACGATTTGGCTGAATATGTTAGGTATCTTTCTTCCCAAGCAAAGACAATGTTAAGTAATAATGGATTTGTTCACAATGAAATAGGTTACAATTATAGACTGCCTAATTTGCTTGCAGCTTTTGGTTTAGCCCAGTTAGAAAAAATAGAAGAATTTTTAAGAGCTAAAAGAAGGAATGCAGAGATATACAATTTATACTTGAAAGATATAAAAGGAATTATAACTCCGTTTGATACTGAAGAAGTGGAAAATTCTTATTGGCTTTATTCTATTGTTGTTACAGAAAATTTTGGTATTACAAGAGATGAACTAATAGATGAACTCAAAAAACATGAAATTGAAAGCAGGCCGTTTTTTCAGCCTATTCATCTGATGAGAAACTTCAGAAATTGTAAAAAAAGCGAGATGGGTAATACGGAATATTTAGCTTCACATGGCGTTAATTTGCCCAGTTCAGTTAGTTTGGAAGAAAAAGAAATAGAACTTATTTGCAGGATTATAAAAAGATATGCTTGA
- a CDS encoding motility associated factor glycosyltransferase family protein yields the protein MKRNIFARNLEVIKRRFKYIYEKLDKLNTANRIKENIEVRSEVAKDSNIILKVNMGSKEYYLSSKYKPVEEAKKLVNAQDLRREGINILFGIGNIYLVRELLNYIYEDGRLIIIEPYLDIFIKIIELIDITDILEDERVIIWIFDEDAETLENMLDIYLDWTKTEKTKFILSPNYDKFSKEESTIVLKIIRDLLVDNKLTVNTILYFDKMWQENILKNLRYLLESSWINNFKDSFISLPAVIVSAGPSLNKNIHLLKQINDKAIILTGGRTLKILIEHGVKPDFVVTIDGSEKNYKLFENVDYSDIPLLYSPRTHYRILEQHKGKFKIMINSDHFTYNLFMKYGIDTGFVGGGGSVSCFAFDIATRIFNCSPIIFVGQDLAYTNGLIHAIGAHDRLNEIRIEGNPNLLYVDGIMGDKVVTDYSLYNFLRWFERRIIYDNSGRLYINATEGGANIKGTIPMKLSEVIDSYFAQATSIEGKKKEELEKRFKVVDNHTRIGIIKELENISKDLSEILEKVNEALELNKRLLMGYDKSILEKLESIDNFLNDKFKAGSLVDDLLLTISYEVLNHEINYEIPEKANVDVVEKGEKLYKGIKKAIEYSLPILQESLKEIKNKPCY from the coding sequence ATGAAGAGAAATATTTTTGCAAGGAATTTGGAGGTTATTAAAAGACGTTTTAAGTATATTTATGAGAAGTTGGATAAGTTAAATACAGCAAACAGGATAAAGGAAAATATTGAAGTAAGAAGTGAAGTTGCAAAAGATAGCAATATAATTCTAAAGGTTAATATGGGTTCAAAAGAGTATTATTTGAGTAGCAAGTATAAGCCAGTAGAAGAGGCAAAAAAATTGGTTAATGCACAAGATTTAAGAAGAGAAGGAATTAATATTCTTTTCGGAATAGGGAATATTTATTTGGTAAGAGAGTTATTAAATTATATATATGAAGATGGAAGATTGATAATAATTGAGCCTTATTTAGATATTTTTATCAAGATAATTGAATTAATAGATATTACAGATATTCTTGAAGACGAAAGAGTTATAATTTGGATTTTTGATGAAGATGCAGAAACATTAGAGAATATGTTAGATATATATTTAGATTGGACAAAAACGGAAAAGACCAAATTCATTTTATCCCCAAATTATGATAAATTTTCAAAAGAAGAATCAACAATTGTTTTAAAAATCATAAGAGATTTATTAGTAGATAATAAATTGACTGTAAACACAATATTATATTTTGACAAGATGTGGCAAGAAAATATTCTGAAAAACTTGCGATATTTATTAGAGAGTTCATGGATAAATAATTTTAAAGATTCTTTTATTTCATTACCAGCAGTAATAGTTTCAGCTGGGCCATCTTTAAATAAGAACATACATCTTTTGAAACAAATCAATGACAAAGCCATAATCTTAACAGGGGGAAGAACTTTAAAAATACTTATAGAACACGGTGTCAAACCTGATTTTGTAGTTACTATTGATGGCAGTGAGAAGAATTATAAACTGTTTGAGAATGTTGATTATTCAGATATTCCACTACTCTATAGCCCACGGACCCACTATCGTATTTTGGAACAGCATAAAGGAAAATTTAAAATAATGATTAATAGTGATCATTTTACATATAACTTGTTTATGAAGTATGGTATAGACACTGGATTTGTAGGAGGAGGAGGTTCAGTTTCCTGTTTTGCATTTGATATAGCTACTAGAATTTTTAATTGTTCTCCTATAATTTTTGTAGGTCAAGATTTGGCATATACTAATGGGTTAATTCATGCCATTGGAGCACATGATAGATTAAATGAAATAAGAATAGAAGGTAATCCCAACTTATTATATGTGGATGGAATTATGGGAGATAAAGTAGTAACTGATTATTCATTATATAATTTTTTAAGATGGTTTGAAAGAAGAATAATCTATGATAACAGTGGCAGACTGTACATAAATGCAACAGAAGGCGGAGCTAACATTAAAGGGACAATTCCAATGAAATTGAGCGAAGTAATAGATTCCTATTTTGCTCAAGCTACTTCAATTGAAGGAAAGAAAAAAGAAGAGCTAGAGAAGAGGTTTAAAGTAGTGGACAACCATACAAGAATTGGAATTATAAAAGAATTGGAGAATATTAGCAAAGATTTAAGTGAAATATTGGAAAAAGTTAATGAAGCATTGGAATTAAACAAGAGACTATTGATGGGATATGATAAGTCTATATTGGAAAAATTAGAAAGTATAGATAATTTTTTAAATGATAAATTTAAAGCAGGAAGTCTAGTGGATGATCTTTTACTTACAATTAGCTATGAGGTTTTAAATCATGAAATAAATTATGAGATACCAGAAAAAGCTAATGTTGATGTTGTTGAGAAAGGTGAGAAATTGTACAAAGGAATTAAGAAAGCTATTGAGTATTCCCTGCCTATTTTACAGGAGAGTCTAAAAGAAATAAAAAATAAACCTTGTTATTAA
- a CDS encoding motility associated factor glycosyltransferase family protein: MEEIFKKNVQILRERFNIIFKMNQGYLKEKTLNLMRELTEYEKNVDSIEINQLKSNDIIVFIGFGTGNFIRRILKSLSEDSILIIIEPSYELLNEVFCSESFEDILTDDRVFLIIDNGSEKLINIIEEVIPWELSLRLKNLVHPFYKECFGAYIERIKNRLDEFRIIKETEIKTIFYSSHVIKKNMLANLIFIPESSLGNKLENYFKDIPAIIIGAGPSLDNNINELKKAKGKAILIAVGRVLKRLLQVGVIPDFVVSVDYSEKNYNFFKGINYSNIMLVYGMGINFNILKNHNGKKILMLTTADSCVNKLLAEMGYEYKLFKGGGSVSCFAYEFARVIGANPIILVGQDFAFTDNKVYSNISLHEGEKNEIREDELLWVESNDGRKVATNKIYFGFLKWFENEIEKDQEKIRVINVSERGAKIEGTIVMRLGTVIEEYCYKTINIEKYMNTISHEYLINKEIYIKLLNEVKNQLSELKLIGEIGISICNQFFEKVIREEKFHMANYFSDLLTDIENELLEKELAYTLVEELMIKENYIINNMDDSFLEPKEFLKSFYLKNKILYESIIKYSQYAGDLIHGLVDIK; the protein is encoded by the coding sequence TTGGAGGAAATATTCAAAAAGAATGTACAAATTCTTAGAGAACGGTTTAACATAATATTTAAGATGAACCAAGGGTATTTGAAAGAGAAAACGTTAAATTTGATGCGTGAATTAACTGAATATGAAAAGAATGTAGATAGCATCGAAATAAATCAATTGAAATCGAACGATATCATTGTTTTTATTGGTTTTGGTACTGGAAATTTTATTAGGAGAATTTTAAAATCATTATCAGAAGATAGTATTTTAATTATAATTGAACCTTCATATGAGTTATTAAATGAAGTTTTTTGTAGTGAAAGTTTTGAAGATATTTTAACAGATGATAGAGTATTTCTTATTATTGACAATGGAAGTGAAAAGTTAATAAATATAATCGAAGAGGTTATACCTTGGGAATTAAGTTTAAGATTGAAAAATCTTGTTCATCCATTTTATAAAGAATGTTTTGGCGCATATATAGAAAGAATAAAAAATAGGTTGGATGAGTTTAGAATTATAAAAGAAACAGAAATTAAAACTATCTTTTATTCATCACATGTCATAAAGAAAAATATGCTTGCTAACCTTATATTTATTCCAGAAAGTAGCTTAGGGAATAAATTGGAAAATTATTTTAAAGACATACCTGCTATTATTATAGGTGCTGGTCCTTCACTTGACAATAATATTAATGAATTGAAAAAAGCAAAAGGTAAAGCTATTTTAATTGCTGTCGGCAGAGTATTAAAGAGATTATTGCAAGTGGGTGTTATACCTGATTTTGTAGTTTCGGTGGATTATAGTGAAAAAAATTATAATTTTTTTAAGGGAATTAATTACTCAAATATTATGTTAGTTTATGGAATGGGGATAAATTTTAACATATTAAAAAATCATAATGGTAAAAAAATATTGATGCTAACAACTGCTGATTCGTGTGTGAACAAATTGCTTGCTGAAATGGGTTATGAATACAAACTCTTTAAAGGTGGAGGTTCTGTTTCTTGTTTTGCCTATGAATTTGCAAGGGTTATAGGTGCTAATCCTATAATCTTGGTTGGTCAGGACTTTGCTTTTACAGACAATAAGGTATATTCTAATATTTCTTTGCATGAAGGCGAAAAGAATGAAATAAGAGAAGATGAGCTTTTATGGGTAGAGAGCAACGATGGGAGAAAAGTCGCGACAAACAAAATATATTTTGGCTTTTTAAAATGGTTTGAAAATGAAATCGAAAAAGACCAAGAAAAAATAAGGGTTATTAATGTTTCAGAAAGAGGGGCTAAAATAGAAGGAACAATAGTAATGAGACTAGGTACAGTAATAGAGGAGTATTGTTATAAAACGATTAACATTGAAAAATATATGAATACTATATCACATGAATATCTCATTAATAAAGAAATTTACATTAAATTGTTAAATGAAGTTAAAAATCAATTGTCGGAGTTAAAGTTAATTGGGGAAATTGGTATTAGTATATGTAATCAGTTTTTTGAAAAGGTTATTCGAGAAGAAAAATTTCATATGGCTAATTATTTTTCTGATTTATTAACTGATATTGAGAATGAGTTATTGGAAAAAGAGTTGGCGTATACATTAGTTGAAGAGTTGATGATAAAGGAAAACTATATTATAAACAATATGGATGACAGCTTTTTAGAACCAAAAGAATTTCTAAAGAGTTTTTATTTAAAAAATAAGATATTGTATGAAAGCATAATTAAATATTCTCAGTATGCAGGTGATTTGATACACGGTTTAGTTGACATAAAATAA
- a CDS encoding DarT ssDNA thymidine ADP-ribosyltransferase family protein has protein sequence MDEIVKEISAKEFYEIFKRFKYFNNIFIGLEVKNKNFGCGKIQSFKENAGDFLITVKFVNDGVFNFSMKSFEIYFQSVKLPSKKLKIINKWMQKKYSIIFSRKLFISKRFKRRYFYPKKKGYKPAYFMFKTFIEQLRQKYKNFGIYHYTDFTNLESIFKEGFLYSRVDCVKKGLQFTDGADHDVLSIAPDDVKNKVRFYFRPNTPTLFENEGIKLPAYIGKAHMPIPVCLLFDDELILLDTTEFSNGNATSIKYTQIGSTYAFFKSMEWDLIFHERYIEPFERNKIVNRRNSELLSTKPVSLKYLKKVIFRTKADFKRACNLFGMNKKFCVDINYFSDKSRNYYSEEKMVNFILDYNIDVYFNKQRRISSIKLELYSWRHHEDYKIEVRFLDKRGYVLPFDNFRIEKSTNISITDGMFLYVDLYNIKGDFSYVEKVEVLMNNIVCVEEFLDRFKIKDVKINLNSCMKGVDVLFEIMIVDVSLLFSKHSAWLYTSNDERKYPDLEESKIISFEKILLKQTYYNIQKEDVEVINYMVDNKIMKSIIVRKGE, from the coding sequence GTGGATGAGATTGTTAAAGAAATATCTGCCAAAGAATTTTATGAAATTTTTAAAAGGTTTAAGTATTTCAATAATATTTTTATAGGCTTAGAAGTTAAGAATAAAAACTTTGGATGTGGGAAAATACAATCATTTAAAGAGAATGCGGGCGACTTCTTGATAACTGTGAAATTTGTGAACGATGGGGTTTTTAATTTCAGCATGAAAAGTTTTGAGATATATTTTCAATCAGTTAAGCTCCCCAGTAAGAAATTAAAAATAATTAACAAGTGGATGCAAAAAAAGTACTCGATCATTTTTTCAAGGAAGTTATTTATTTCAAAAAGATTTAAGAGAAGATATTTTTATCCGAAGAAAAAAGGCTATAAACCAGCATATTTTATGTTTAAAACCTTTATTGAGCAGCTAAGGCAGAAATACAAAAACTTCGGAATTTATCATTATACTGATTTTACTAACTTAGAATCTATTTTTAAAGAGGGTTTCTTGTATAGCAGAGTGGATTGTGTAAAGAAAGGATTACAATTTACAGATGGAGCAGATCATGATGTATTAAGTATTGCACCTGATGATGTAAAAAACAAGGTTAGATTTTATTTTAGACCTAATACACCGACTCTTTTTGAAAATGAGGGTATAAAACTTCCAGCTTACATTGGTAAAGCTCATATGCCTATTCCTGTGTGTTTGTTATTTGATGATGAATTGATTTTACTTGACACCACAGAATTTTCAAATGGTAACGCAACAAGTATTAAGTACACCCAGATTGGTTCTACATATGCTTTTTTTAAATCAATGGAATGGGATTTGATATTTCATGAAAGATATATTGAACCTTTTGAAAGGAATAAAATAGTCAACAGGAGGAATTCTGAATTATTAAGTACTAAACCTGTATCATTGAAATATTTGAAGAAAGTGATTTTTCGAACTAAAGCAGATTTTAAAAGAGCATGTAATTTGTTTGGTATGAATAAAAAGTTTTGTGTAGACATAAATTATTTTTCGGACAAAAGTAGGAATTATTATTCAGAAGAAAAAATGGTAAATTTTATTTTAGATTACAACATTGATGTTTATTTTAATAAACAAAGGAGAATTAGTTCAATAAAATTGGAACTATATTCCTGGAGACATCATGAAGATTATAAAATTGAGGTAAGGTTTCTCGATAAGAGAGGATATGTTCTCCCTTTTGACAATTTTAGAATTGAAAAATCAACCAATATTTCAATTACTGATGGAATGTTTTTATACGTGGATTTGTACAATATAAAAGGAGATTTTTCTTATGTGGAAAAAGTAGAAGTATTGATGAACAACATTGTTTGTGTAGAGGAGTTTTTAGATAGATTTAAAATAAAAGATGTCAAAATTAATTTAAATTCATGTATGAAGGGTGTTGATGTTCTATTCGAGATAATGATTGTGGATGTAAGTCTTTTGTTTAGTAAACACAGCGCTTGGCTGTATACTTCAAATGACGAAAGGAAATATCCTGATTTAGAAGAGAGTAAAATTATTTCTTTTGAAAAAATATTATTGAAGCAAACATATTATAATATTCAAAAAGAAGATGTTGAAGTAATAAACTATATGGTAGATAATAAAATTATGAAAAGTATAATTGTTAGAAAAGGAGAATAA
- a CDS encoding macro domain-containing protein codes for MSLKSMERIENIILFPGTVFNANTDAMVNTVNCMGVMGAGIALEFKLRYPEMYEDYVVRCKNNRVKIGEPYLYIAKDGTKIVNFPTKYHWRYPSKIEWIKMGLEYFVQHYKEWNIKSIAFPKLGTNAGKLPWSQVKAVMVEYLKKVDIPVYICLDELEEAEGIEKEMVRILNEQGDRFLAEIKLRHDLRDAILKQIPIKRLKLLQSEKKISNKTYEKLFIELYNKAKKSQSNHYENLSFFDR; via the coding sequence ATGAGTTTGAAATCAATGGAAAGAATAGAGAATATTATATTATTTCCTGGTACTGTTTTCAACGCAAATACTGATGCAATGGTAAATACAGTCAATTGCATGGGTGTTATGGGAGCAGGTATAGCCTTAGAATTCAAGTTGAGATATCCAGAGATGTACGAAGATTACGTTGTTAGGTGCAAAAATAATAGGGTCAAAATTGGTGAACCATATTTGTATATTGCAAAAGATGGAACTAAAATTGTTAATTTTCCAACAAAATATCACTGGAGATATCCTTCAAAAATCGAGTGGATTAAGATGGGACTTGAGTATTTTGTTCAGCATTACAAAGAGTGGAATATAAAATCTATAGCATTTCCCAAACTGGGAACAAATGCAGGGAAGTTGCCTTGGTCGCAAGTCAAAGCAGTTATGGTTGAATACCTCAAAAAGGTCGATATTCCTGTTTATATTTGTCTTGACGAATTGGAAGAAGCTGAAGGTATTGAGAAGGAGATGGTAAGGATATTAAATGAACAAGGCGACAGATTTTTAGCTGAGATAAAATTGAGGCATGACCTTCGAGATGCTATTTTAAAACAGATACCAATAAAAAGGTTAAAACTTTTACAAAGTGAAAAGAAAATAAGTAATAAAACGTATGAAAAATTATTTATTGAGCTTTATAACAAGGCAAAAAAATCACAGTCTAATCACTATGAGAATTTATCATTTTTTGACAGATAG